One Nocardia iowensis DNA window includes the following coding sequences:
- a CDS encoding AAA family ATPase gives MPTVFKALAERGAEFLRGQLVLVAAGPGTGKSLFTLTLALRSKVPTLYFSADSDAFTQLTRSVSVLTGWRHEDAAKRVLAGDLGMVSDLLTKVPIRLVYEASPTLDDIERATLAYDEVYGHYPQLVVIDNITNVSTEASGEDPFAGLEALTDYLHGMARQTGACVVCLHHVTGPYVDAEKPIPLSGVKGQITRVPELVLTLFRPIREFGGDVLGVSTVKNRAGRADPSGADFAELEWIGDTMTVRDLRAA, from the coding sequence CTGCCAACGGTCTTCAAAGCCCTAGCCGAGCGAGGCGCGGAATTCCTGCGCGGACAGCTCGTCCTCGTCGCCGCCGGCCCTGGCACCGGCAAAAGCCTGTTTACTCTCACGCTCGCTCTGCGGTCCAAGGTGCCGACCCTCTATTTCAGCGCGGACAGCGACGCGTTCACCCAGCTCACGCGCTCGGTAAGCGTTCTCACCGGATGGCGCCACGAGGATGCAGCCAAACGAGTACTTGCCGGAGACCTCGGCATGGTCTCCGACCTACTGACCAAGGTTCCGATCCGTTTGGTCTACGAAGCGTCCCCGACCCTGGATGACATCGAACGCGCGACGCTGGCGTACGACGAGGTCTACGGTCACTACCCGCAGTTGGTGGTCATCGACAACATCACGAACGTATCGACCGAAGCAAGCGGCGAGGATCCGTTCGCCGGGCTGGAAGCCCTCACCGACTACCTACACGGAATGGCACGCCAAACCGGCGCGTGCGTCGTGTGTCTACATCACGTCACCGGGCCATATGTGGACGCCGAAAAGCCGATTCCCCTCAGCGGGGTCAAAGGACAGATCACAAGAGTTCCCGAACTCGTGCTGACCCTGTTCAGGCCGATCAGAGAGTTCGGCGGGGACGTGCTCGGGGTGTCGACGGTCAAGAACCGCGCAGGCCGCGCGGACCCATCGGGCGCGGACTTCGCCGAACTTGAGTGGATCGGCGACACCATGACCGTCCGCGACCTCCGTGCCGCGTAA
- a CDS encoding endonuclease VII domain-containing protein has translation MDCTAELITTRRPTPHPGPRCATHHRARRSKLRKTSHSRHIEATYGITAAEYEQLLAHQAGTCFICRRATGARKRLAVDHSHSSGEVRGLLCKSCNRDVLGHLRDDVAAAQRVVAYLTDPPALRVIGRRVVPNHEG, from the coding sequence GTGGACTGCACGGCAGAACTGATCACGACCCGCCGCCCGACTCCACACCCCGGGCCGAGATGCGCGACGCATCACCGCGCACGCCGGTCGAAACTCCGAAAGACCAGTCACAGCAGGCACATCGAAGCCACCTACGGCATCACGGCTGCCGAGTACGAGCAATTGCTCGCCCACCAAGCGGGGACATGCTTCATCTGCCGACGAGCGACCGGCGCTCGGAAACGTCTGGCGGTTGACCACTCGCATTCCTCCGGCGAGGTCCGCGGGCTGCTGTGTAAGAGCTGTAACCGCGATGTCCTCGGACATCTACGAGACGACGTGGCAGCAGCACAGCGTGTTGTCGCCTACCTCACCGATCCGCCCGCGCTTCGAGTGATCGGGCGTCGGGTGGTGCCAAACCACGAAGGATGA
- a CDS encoding DUF6197 family protein, producing the protein MRPVAENLTIALGLINKAGLGRGVLYNHESGCYCSLGAIHAARTGLRGFAVAIDEDRKFGTKRAYQNSPEADAVRLSMLRLGLLPDADGDFSDVYRVNDSAPNPDVVIEAFEQAIENLA; encoded by the coding sequence TTGCGCCCTGTCGCCGAAAACCTGACTATCGCCCTCGGCCTGATCAACAAAGCCGGGCTCGGGCGGGGAGTGCTCTACAACCACGAAAGCGGCTGCTACTGCTCGCTGGGAGCTATACATGCTGCCCGTACCGGGCTGCGCGGCTTCGCCGTCGCCATCGATGAAGACCGAAAGTTTGGGACGAAACGCGCCTATCAGAATTCTCCGGAGGCTGACGCTGTGCGGTTGTCCATGCTGCGACTGGGTCTGCTCCCTGATGCCGATGGTGACTTCTCCGATGTCTATCGGGTCAACGACTCGGCACCCAACCCCGACGTAGTCATCGAGGCGTTCGAGCAGGCTATCGAGAACCTGGCGTAA
- a CDS encoding toprim domain-containing protein, which produces MQRLSASQRTYLQDATTLYARAFRGSPAEEYSANRGLTDLDRQGLDPFLLGYVADPLPGHEDYAGFLAIPYLRTAADGRLSVVSIRFRCIAEDCEHSGHGKYMTLAGDRPRLYNTADLLVPSRFVVLAEGELDAIAAHRIGLPTTGFPGSNAWQPWFRDALLGYETALIPADGDKAGRKFAAATAKHLPNAKVIYLPEGEDVNSLILAEGPEAFKERLGIEAD; this is translated from the coding sequence TTGCAGAGGCTAAGCGCCTCGCAGCGGACCTATCTCCAGGACGCGACGACGCTGTACGCGAGAGCGTTCCGAGGAAGCCCAGCCGAAGAGTATTCGGCCAATCGCGGACTGACGGATCTGGACAGACAGGGACTGGACCCGTTCCTGCTCGGGTACGTGGCCGATCCGCTCCCTGGGCATGAGGACTACGCAGGGTTTCTCGCAATCCCTTATCTGAGGACGGCGGCGGACGGTCGTCTATCAGTGGTGTCGATCCGATTCCGTTGCATCGCAGAGGATTGCGAACACAGCGGTCATGGCAAGTACATGACACTGGCTGGAGACCGGCCCCGGCTGTACAACACGGCCGATCTACTGGTTCCATCCCGGTTCGTGGTGTTGGCCGAAGGCGAACTCGACGCCATTGCGGCGCACCGGATCGGGCTGCCGACCACCGGATTTCCGGGTTCGAACGCTTGGCAACCTTGGTTCCGGGACGCACTGCTCGGCTACGAGACCGCGCTTATCCCCGCAGATGGGGACAAGGCAGGCCGGAAGTTCGCAGCAGCTACCGCGAAACACCTTCCGAACGCCAAGGTCATCTACCTCCCAGAGGGTGAAGACGTCAACTCGCTGATCCTCGCGGAAGGACCAGAAGCATTCAAAGAAAGACTGGGAATTGAGGCCGATTGA
- a CDS encoding glutaredoxin family protein: MYTRPSCQPCAYTKRALIKQGVDFTEVDITEDPQAFEYLKFHLGAQEVPVVVVMERADHWTGAREEKIREWTDQMKSKTD; this comes from the coding sequence GTGTACACGAGGCCGAGCTGCCAACCGTGTGCGTACACCAAACGAGCGCTGATCAAACAGGGAGTTGACTTCACCGAAGTCGATATCACCGAAGACCCACAAGCGTTCGAGTACTTGAAATTCCACCTCGGGGCACAGGAAGTGCCCGTTGTCGTGGTGATGGAGCGTGCCGACCATTGGACAGGTGCGCGAGAGGAGAAGATCCGAGAGTGGACGGATCAAATGAAATCGAAGACGGACTAG
- a CDS encoding metallophosphoesterase — protein sequence MTRRIVIISDTQIPYDHRRAVKAVIRYIADTQPDEVVHIGDLMDFPQPSRWSKGTAAEFEGSVLEDCEQAKRRFLAPLREVYEGPIGVHEGNHDLRPREYLSKYAPALAESGAFDLPELLDFNRFGVSMLPEFYHVAPGWVTTHGHRGGIRLSQESGKTALNAVRRFGTSVAMGHTHRLAAVPHTTGYGAQERINTGFEVGHLMDMKQAQYLKGATANWQMGFGILTVDGNHVRPEAIPITANKFTVDGRVWQV from the coding sequence TTGACGCGCCGAATCGTCATCATCTCCGATACCCAGATCCCCTACGACCACCGGAGAGCGGTGAAGGCCGTCATCCGGTACATCGCGGATACGCAACCGGATGAAGTAGTCCACATCGGCGATTTGATGGACTTCCCTCAGCCGTCGCGCTGGTCGAAGGGGACGGCCGCGGAGTTCGAGGGCAGCGTCCTGGAGGACTGCGAACAGGCTAAACGCCGATTCCTCGCCCCCCTCCGGGAGGTCTACGAAGGACCGATCGGCGTACACGAGGGAAACCACGATCTGAGACCAAGAGAATACCTGAGCAAATACGCCCCGGCACTCGCAGAGTCCGGGGCTTTCGATTTGCCGGAACTGTTGGACTTCAACCGGTTTGGCGTTTCTATGCTCCCGGAGTTCTATCACGTAGCGCCGGGCTGGGTAACCACCCACGGGCACCGCGGCGGAATCCGGCTCAGCCAGGAATCCGGCAAGACTGCGCTAAACGCGGTGCGCCGCTTCGGAACCTCCGTCGCCATGGGACACACACATCGGCTGGCAGCGGTGCCGCACACGACCGGATACGGCGCACAGGAACGAATCAACACCGGGTTCGAGGTCGGACACCTCATGGACATGAAGCAGGCCCAGTACCTGAAAGGCGCAACCGCGAACTGGCAGATGGGTTTCGGGATTCTCACGGTCGACGGCAACCACGTCAGGCCCGAAGCCATCCCGATCACCGCTAACAAGTTCACGGTCGACGGCCGGGTGTGGCAGGTATGA
- a CDS encoding DNA polymerase, whose translation MRELHYRLCGEAVSIRIPETDADLTQFSDWIDANNRRRIGLDTETTGLDIYSAGYRLRTVQFGTEREGWVLVVENGARFLEVARKAVLSLSHPIIQNASFDIQVLEHHLAVPSVQLWPRVADTRILAHLVDPRGEEEGGTGHSLEALVKRYVDPNAGEEVKGLPAKLATRYKTSKDKIWAVPEVVDDPEYLLYAGMDPVFTMRLHSAVEPLVPSESRHLIAYEHEVARVCSAMERTGFLLDVTYTEQLADELRAQEEEATLHALAFFGIHSVNATEEVAEVLWELGVQIPERTPTGKRKVDKVLLGNLAEDVPELGSVGHLVAAVTEAKKARKWRKTWLQSFLEGRDPGDRVHPSIHPLRARTARMSISTIPAQTLPSGDPTIRRCFIAEPGRSIVSVDYAAQELRVLAALSGDPTMRQAFAEGADLHQLTAEAAGVVRQVGKTTNFLQVYGGGASTLAEKADIDMATAKQVFAAFARTYPQVAVFAKRLSKIAVQQGYITTRTGRRLPVDRSRPYSALNYMIQSTSRDVTCRGLLALDNAGFTPYLRLPVHDEVIASVPAEHAEYGAREIARHLRMELEGVLIDTDADVYGPSWGHGYMTKAA comes from the coding sequence GTGAGAGAACTTCACTACAGGCTCTGCGGCGAAGCCGTCTCTATCCGAATCCCTGAGACAGACGCCGACCTCACTCAGTTCTCTGACTGGATCGACGCCAACAATCGACGCCGGATCGGGCTCGACACCGAAACCACCGGCCTAGACATCTACAGCGCCGGATACCGGCTCCGCACAGTGCAATTCGGCACCGAACGCGAAGGCTGGGTGCTGGTCGTGGAGAACGGCGCCCGGTTCCTCGAGGTCGCACGAAAAGCCGTCCTCAGCCTCAGCCACCCGATCATTCAGAACGCCAGTTTCGATATCCAGGTGCTCGAACACCACCTCGCGGTGCCATCGGTGCAACTGTGGCCCAGGGTGGCCGATACGCGGATCCTCGCCCACCTGGTGGACCCGCGCGGCGAAGAGGAAGGCGGCACCGGCCACTCGCTCGAAGCGTTGGTGAAGCGCTACGTCGACCCCAACGCAGGCGAGGAGGTCAAGGGGCTACCCGCCAAACTAGCGACGCGGTACAAGACCAGCAAAGACAAGATATGGGCCGTCCCCGAGGTCGTAGACGACCCCGAATATCTGCTCTACGCCGGGATGGACCCCGTATTCACGATGCGGCTCCACAGCGCGGTAGAGCCCTTGGTGCCCAGCGAATCCCGGCACCTGATCGCCTACGAACACGAGGTAGCCCGGGTGTGCTCCGCGATGGAGCGAACCGGGTTCTTGCTCGATGTCACCTACACAGAACAGCTCGCCGACGAGCTGAGGGCACAAGAGGAAGAGGCGACGCTTCACGCGTTGGCGTTCTTCGGAATCCACTCGGTGAACGCCACCGAGGAGGTCGCCGAAGTGCTCTGGGAACTTGGAGTCCAGATCCCCGAACGGACACCGACAGGCAAGCGGAAAGTCGACAAGGTTCTGTTGGGCAACCTTGCCGAAGATGTCCCCGAGTTGGGCAGCGTCGGGCATCTGGTCGCCGCAGTTACCGAGGCCAAGAAGGCGCGGAAGTGGCGAAAGACATGGCTGCAATCGTTCCTGGAAGGCCGCGATCCCGGAGACCGGGTGCATCCCTCGATCCATCCGCTTCGTGCCCGCACCGCTCGAATGTCGATCTCGACCATCCCGGCTCAAACGTTGCCCTCCGGAGACCCGACGATCCGGCGGTGCTTTATCGCCGAGCCGGGCCGCTCGATCGTCAGCGTTGACTATGCGGCGCAAGAACTTCGGGTACTCGCCGCGCTGTCTGGTGATCCGACTATGCGGCAGGCATTCGCTGAAGGCGCGGACCTTCACCAACTCACCGCCGAGGCGGCAGGTGTCGTCCGCCAAGTCGGCAAGACAACCAATTTCTTGCAGGTCTACGGCGGCGGTGCTTCAACCCTCGCCGAAAAAGCCGATATCGATATGGCGACTGCCAAGCAGGTGTTCGCGGCCTTCGCCCGAACCTATCCACAGGTGGCTGTCTTCGCGAAGCGGCTGTCGAAAATCGCTGTCCAACAGGGATACATCACCACCCGAACAGGTCGACGCCTGCCGGTCGACCGCTCACGCCCATACTCGGCGCTCAACTACATGATCCAGAGCACCAGCCGAGATGTGACCTGCCGCGGTCTTCTCGCGTTGGACAACGCCGGATTCACACCCTACCTGCGGTTACCCGTGCATGACGAGGTAATCGCCTCGGTGCCGGCCGAGCACGCCGAGTACGGCGCACGGGAGATCGCACGCCATCTACGGATGGAACTCGAAGGCGTCCTGATCGACACCGACGCCGACGTTTACGGCCCCTCGTGGGGACACGGATACATGACGAAAGCAGCTTGA
- a CDS encoding cutinase family protein — protein sequence MIDVLIMGGTWNPNGEGVTNAFASHLDPAKFRARWIDYPADYGNRVTYADSVRAGREALINAIRATPNLVVLAGYSQGAGIAGDVADEIGRGMHTDLEVLGVALIADPARPAGIDLVGLDPGGYGITGQRHITGIPAWHVAAEGDPITALPEGSALRSIADLSAYWNMASLDGFIRWGQSLIETASSRQLQRWWSIENHRTWFGAARQARAYLFDGRHTDAYVFEGHAQRLAEALNEEFGY from the coding sequence ATGATCGATGTCCTGATCATGGGCGGCACCTGGAACCCAAACGGGGAGGGCGTCACTAACGCATTCGCGTCCCACCTGGACCCGGCCAAGTTCCGGGCGCGCTGGATCGACTACCCCGCCGACTACGGCAACCGGGTCACCTACGCCGACTCCGTCCGCGCCGGACGTGAAGCGCTCATCAACGCCATCAGGGCCACGCCGAATCTCGTCGTTCTCGCTGGCTACAGCCAAGGCGCGGGCATCGCCGGAGACGTGGCCGACGAGATCGGCCGCGGAATGCACACCGACCTGGAAGTGCTCGGTGTCGCGCTGATCGCGGACCCAGCCCGGCCGGCGGGGATAGACCTGGTCGGCCTGGACCCCGGCGGCTACGGCATCACCGGACAACGGCACATCACCGGCATTCCAGCCTGGCACGTCGCCGCCGAAGGCGACCCAATCACCGCGCTACCCGAAGGGTCGGCGCTGCGTTCGATCGCGGACCTGTCCGCGTACTGGAACATGGCGAGTCTGGACGGATTCATCCGATGGGGCCAATCTCTCATCGAGACCGCGAGCAGTAGGCAGCTCCAGCGGTGGTGGTCGATCGAAAACCATCGGACCTGGTTCGGCGCAGCTCGCCAAGCACGGGCGTACCTGTTCGACGGCCGCCACACCGACGCATACGTGTTCGAGGGCCACGCACAGCGACTGGCCGAAGCCCTGAACGAGGAGTTCGGCTATTGA
- a CDS encoding AAA family ATPase, producing MTELVITRGYPGSGKTTYALNWIAEQPNRARVNRDDLRKMLFNGEGILTDAQECAVTVAQNAMAASLLDREISVIVDDTNLRLRVARNWADLAREHGADFRCVDFRTDAETCIERNRARQRAAQRYVPHGRILDIAKRFPVAQWQPVTPRTVADLERYVPDITKPEAWIFDLDGTLAHMHGRDPYDFSRVGEDAVDHTVRHVYQMLSTDETPSGSPVMIIVSGRKAVCLDASLAWLHRQQIYSDLTLMRADDDNRPDHIVKLEIFNKHIRHNYNVLGVFDDRNSVVAMWRRLGLKTFQVQEGNF from the coding sequence TTGACCGAACTAGTCATCACTCGCGGCTATCCAGGCAGCGGGAAAACCACCTATGCGCTCAACTGGATTGCAGAACAACCGAACCGAGCGCGGGTCAATCGAGATGACCTCCGCAAGATGCTGTTCAACGGCGAAGGCATCCTCACCGACGCGCAAGAGTGCGCCGTTACCGTGGCGCAAAACGCCATGGCGGCAAGCCTGCTCGACCGGGAAATCTCGGTAATCGTTGACGACACCAACCTGCGCCTGCGAGTCGCCCGAAACTGGGCGGATCTGGCCCGCGAGCACGGAGCCGACTTCCGATGCGTCGACTTCCGGACCGATGCCGAGACCTGTATCGAGCGAAACCGGGCGCGGCAACGAGCCGCGCAACGCTACGTTCCGCACGGGCGAATCCTCGATATAGCCAAACGGTTTCCAGTCGCCCAGTGGCAACCGGTCACACCGCGGACCGTGGCCGATCTCGAACGGTACGTACCGGACATCACGAAGCCCGAAGCGTGGATTTTCGATTTGGACGGCACGCTCGCCCACATGCACGGGCGCGATCCCTACGATTTCAGCCGAGTAGGAGAAGACGCGGTCGACCACACCGTCCGTCACGTCTACCAGATGCTGTCCACGGACGAAACGCCGTCAGGTTCTCCCGTCATGATCATCGTGTCAGGCCGCAAGGCCGTCTGCCTGGACGCCTCGCTGGCGTGGCTGCACCGTCAGCAGATCTACTCCGACCTGACCCTCATGAGAGCCGACGACGACAACCGGCCCGACCACATCGTGAAGCTCGAAATCTTCAACAAACACATCCGGCACAACTACAACGTGCTCGGTGTCTTTGACGACCGCAACTCCGTTGTCGCTATGTGGCGACGGCTGGGGCTCAAGACATTTCAGGTCCAGGAAGGGAACTTCTAG
- a CDS encoding RNA ligase family protein codes for MRFDTPKNENYSAVVTSVKAVLSLKDKDRIVGLPLYGHQAIAQKGWQVGDLGVFFPAETQLSHAYASANNLYRNADLNEDPTSTGYLEDNRRVKALKFGGHRSDAMFMPLTSLAFTGIDPDELRDGDTFDTLNNVEICRKYEVRPLRTASTKGNLAPKPRRIADKYFPQHLDTNQYWRHQHAIEPDDFVYVTQKLHGTSIRVGRTLVERKLPWRERLAKRLGVTVQQTAYDNVYGSRRVIKDINDPDQIHHYGMDIWTTEGKKLDGLIPAGHVIYGELIGWTSDLSPIQKGYTYDIPKGHARLYVYRVAMVNPEGRMTDLAWPQLEEFCHSLGLNPAPLLWAGYAENFQVDDWMDRRYYDEGHPNAVPLDPGTTVDEGVVVRVEGLTPDLYKAKAPRFYEHETDMNNQGIPDMESTQAAAA; via the coding sequence TTGCGTTTCGACACCCCCAAGAACGAGAACTACTCAGCCGTGGTCACTTCGGTGAAGGCTGTCCTTTCGCTGAAGGACAAGGACCGCATCGTCGGCCTGCCCCTCTACGGGCACCAAGCCATCGCCCAAAAAGGCTGGCAGGTAGGCGATCTCGGCGTGTTCTTTCCCGCCGAAACACAGCTCAGCCACGCCTACGCCTCAGCGAACAACCTGTATCGCAACGCCGATCTCAACGAGGATCCGACATCCACCGGATACCTCGAAGACAACCGCAGGGTCAAGGCGTTGAAGTTCGGCGGGCACCGAAGCGACGCCATGTTCATGCCATTGACAAGCCTGGCATTCACCGGCATTGATCCGGACGAGCTTCGCGACGGCGACACCTTCGACACGCTGAACAACGTCGAAATCTGCCGCAAGTACGAGGTGAGGCCACTACGGACCGCGAGCACCAAAGGCAACCTGGCGCCGAAGCCACGACGCATTGCCGACAAGTACTTTCCGCAACATCTCGACACCAACCAGTACTGGCGACACCAACACGCGATCGAACCCGATGACTTCGTCTACGTCACGCAGAAGCTTCACGGCACGTCGATCAGAGTTGGGCGGACCCTCGTTGAGCGCAAGCTCCCCTGGCGAGAACGGCTCGCTAAGCGCCTCGGCGTCACGGTTCAGCAGACCGCCTACGACAACGTCTACGGATCGCGGCGGGTCATCAAAGACATCAATGACCCCGACCAGATCCACCACTACGGCATGGACATCTGGACCACCGAGGGCAAGAAGCTCGACGGCCTGATCCCAGCCGGGCACGTGATTTACGGCGAACTAATCGGCTGGACTTCTGACCTCTCTCCCATCCAGAAGGGATACACCTACGACATCCCGAAGGGGCACGCCAGGCTATACGTCTATCGCGTCGCGATGGTGAACCCAGAAGGGCGGATGACCGATCTCGCATGGCCGCAACTCGAAGAGTTCTGCCACAGCCTCGGACTCAACCCCGCACCGCTGCTATGGGCTGGATATGCCGAGAATTTCCAGGTCGATGATTGGATGGACCGCCGATACTACGACGAGGGACACCCGAACGCGGTCCCGCTCGACCCCGGTACGACGGTCGATGAGGGCGTGGTGGTCCGCGTCGAAGGGCTGACACCAGACCTCTACAAAGCCAAGGCACCCCGGTTCTACGAACATGAGACCGATATGAACAACCAAGGAATCCCGGATATGGAATCGACACAAGCCGCAGCGGCGTAG
- a CDS encoding DUF2637 domain-containing protein, producing the protein MLSRAFSRVSEVTPVQAATAGTVAVGGFSFLVSYTELSWLAAHYHTPHPWSFPLIVDGLVIVSTIAATAMRRHAWYAWVLLGVGALLSVVGNGLAAYLSAGSWVAVGISAVPPLVLLAVTHLTMVMRDQADAPGGEAVDQSAAEFDISELELVPA; encoded by the coding sequence ATGCTATCTCGTGCGTTCTCGCGCGTCTCCGAGGTGACCCCGGTCCAGGCAGCGACGGCCGGAACCGTCGCGGTCGGCGGGTTCTCGTTCCTGGTCTCCTACACCGAGTTGTCTTGGCTCGCGGCGCATTACCACACCCCGCACCCGTGGTCGTTTCCGTTGATCGTGGATGGTCTGGTGATCGTGTCCACGATCGCGGCTACCGCGATGCGGCGACATGCTTGGTACGCGTGGGTGCTGCTCGGTGTCGGTGCACTCCTGTCGGTCGTAGGCAACGGTCTGGCCGCCTACCTGTCGGCCGGCTCGTGGGTCGCGGTCGGTATTTCTGCTGTGCCTCCGCTCGTGCTGCTCGCGGTAACCCACCTGACGATGGTGATGCGCGACCAGGCCGACGCGCCCGGGGGCGAAGCGGTTGACCAGTCGGCCGCGGAGTTCGATATCTCCGAGTTGGAGCTTGTTCCGGCTTAG
- a CDS encoding helix-turn-helix transcriptional regulator has protein sequence MSEKEEWLTRQQVADRLGFAVKTLANWASEKKGPPFTKVGRGRCRYRACDVLTWQIQQFGDDVAG, from the coding sequence CTGTCCGAAAAAGAAGAATGGCTAACCCGCCAACAAGTCGCTGACCGACTGGGATTCGCAGTCAAGACTCTCGCTAACTGGGCATCTGAGAAGAAGGGGCCACCCTTCACGAAAGTCGGCCGCGGCCGATGCCGCTACCGTGCCTGCGACGTCTTGACCTGGCAGATTCAGCAGTTCGGAGACGACGTGGCGGGCTGA